AACCTCACTGATATCCTTCCAAGTGCATTTCAGAGGATTTTCCAAAAGAATAGGGGTGAATCTTTGTACCAAAGCCTTGTTACCCTGTGAACTAGGACTCATAAGTACACTAACTTAAGGGAGGAAGAGGCTGGTCCTAGGTGCACATTAAAGCTTGTCTGTAGCCACAGATCCTTTCTGTGTGACCAGAGATGACCACAGTAGTGGTCTGCATCATCAACCAGAGAAACTGATGCCTGGGGGAAAAAGACTTTGGCGTGAGCCAAATGCAGAGCTAGGAGCTGAAGAAATcctccagctcagctgctccatcccctggggctgcagcgcCTTGAAGGCAAACATGATAATGGCACCTGGAATGGCAACAGAAGGGAACAGCTGGTGTGATGTGCTTTGCACACAATGCTCTTTGCCTTCTCTCTGCATGCACGCCTGTTTTTTCACACTAGCTTGTTTTTGCTGAGTTGATACAGAACTTGCTGTTGATGTGGTCATCTCAGCACGAAgtgctagaaaataaaataatataacaaCCGAGCAACTTGAAGGGAATCCAGACACTGCAATCTGTTGAACACCTGCCGAATTTATGCCCAGTAGCAAATCAATTCATAAACAATATAATCTGTGATTGACAATTTCTAATCAAGAGTAAAATCCTACTTAACTGAATGACTAGTGCATTAGGCacatttctattaattttctgGACAACACACAAGTTAGAGGAAGCCAATACATCACTGTAACACAAAAGTTGActttaaggaatatttttacaGGTTTTGTCTTACTTACATCTTTCCAGCTGCTATTTTCATCTGTCTCCCAGGTGTTCCTCGTATACCAGGGAAGCCCTCCTTTTAAGAAGTgagcacttttattttcattcccttccagcagccgtaGCAAATATTTGGACATTTCTTCCCACTGCAGAGAGTCATCCAGCTGCTTGATATTTTCAGGTAGTGCTGAAAATGGgatcttgttttcttcttcataacCATAAGGAAAATCTCCAGTgctctttttccccattaaatGTCCTGTAAGAACAATGACTGTAGTATGAAAGTCACCCAGACAGGCATGGAATTGATAGCTCAAACATCAGCTGGAATTTCAAATTGACCGATAGtgtgagggaaggagagggaaggggagagaagagaagggatgttgaaactgaagcacagctaGGACTGGAGATGTTGTCGGTGTTGTGCACAACTGGTTTCCTACATTGGTTGAAGGAATGTTTCTCCAAACTGGGCAGAGATGACCACGCATTTTGCCTGGAGCTAGGGAGAGGCACCTGGTTAGATTTGCTGGAATAAGGACTGGACAGAGAAGCTGAAAGTTTTAGACTTTCCTTGCCTTGATGTGGGATGTGGGAACTCTAATATTAAAGTCTAAGCTCCAGTGCCTTTCCAGCAGCTAAACTGGACGCGTTTTTGCCATCCCGTGCTTTGCTGCCATTAAAACACAATCGTAATCGGCGCTGTGCTACGAAGGATACCACCGGGAGGGGCCGGCTCCGTACTGAGCACCCCGGGGCAGCGGCGGCGCCTCGGCGCTGGTGAGCTCtggctcctgcccagctgccctAGGGTTGGCCTCTGGTTCCCGGTCTGAGCACGGAGGCAGCGGGAGGCGACACGGTCACCGCGTACTCCGCGCCCTCGTGCAGCGCAGCCCCGTACCGCGGAGCgaggcgcggcggggccggcagcaCCGGGGCGGGCGCGGCCGACGTTGCCCCTCCTGTAACGCCGGTGCGCTCGCCAAGTCCCGGCACCGGCACTCCGTGCCGGCCGGAGCCCGGAGCTCCCGGGCGCGGGGGAGACGGGACGGCTCCTGGCGGGGACGCGGCGACCGAGGGGACGGTGGCGGCCGGCGCAGCGGGTGGCCCGGAACCCGACGAGACGCGTCGGGATGGGACGGGTCGGGGCGGGACGGGAGGGAGACTTACCCACAGCCCAGTGGCTGCCGCGGGGGTAGATCTTGGTGAGCgcgggggagccgccgggctGCAGGGGCGCCGCGCCGCCTTGCGCCGCCAGCAACGCCAGCGCCAGCAGCGGCAGCGCGCCGGGCCGCcgcgggccgccgccgcccaTCCTGCCGCTGCCGGTGCCCCTGCCCGTGTCGGTGCcggtgtccctgcccgtgccGCCGTCGAGCCGCCCTCCGCTGCGGGCCGGCCCACGCCCGGGCTCCGGCTCCTGCTTCGGCTCCGGTTCCGGCTGGGCCaagcgctgccgccgccgccccccttTATACGGAGCCGGGACCGGGCGCGAGCGGANNNNNNNNNNNNNNNNNNNNNNNNNNNNNNNNNNNNNNNNNNNNNNNNNNNNNNNNNNNNNNNNNNNNNNNNNNNNNNNNNNNNNNNNNNNNNNNNNNNNNNNNNNNNNNNNNNNNNNNNNNNNNNNNNNNNNNNNNNNNNNNNNNNNNNNNNNNNNNNNNNNNNNNNNNNNNNNNNNNNNNNNNNNNNNNNNNNNNNNNNNNNNNNNNNNNNNNNNNNNNNNNNNNNNNNNNNNNNNNNNNNNNNNNNNNNNNNNNNNNNNNNNNNNNNNNNNNNNNNNNNNNNNNNNNNNNNNNNNNNNNNNNNNNNNNNNNNNNNNNNNNNNNNNNNNNNNNNNNNNNNNNNNNNNNNNNNNNNNNNNNNNNNNNNNNNNNNNNNNNNNNNNNNNNNNNNNNNNNNNCCCCCCCGCTCCGGCGGGGGGAGGCGAGGGGGCGCCGCTCCCGGGGCTCTGCGGCCGCCCCGTCGGGCCGCCCAccccagccgccgccgccggaaCCCCGGCGCCCCTCCACCGGCTGCCCCGGGGCCGCTCGCCCCGTCCCGGTCGCTCTCGGGGGCGCCGGGGGGTCCAGTGCTTGCGGAGAGCGTCGGCAATTTCGCTCGTAATTTGCGTTTGCAAGCCAGCGTTTGCAAGCCAGCAACTTCTGAAAAGGTTGTGTTCCCCTCGGCCCCCTTCGCCCAGCGGGTGTGCTGCCCTGCGGCGGCCGCGGACGGGCCGGGCGGGCCGGGTGCCCTGTGCCGGGCAgcccggcggggccgcggcgggaGCGGAGGGAGCGGAGGAGCTGGGCGAGGGAGCGCGGTGCAGGCGCCCGGCTCTGCCCGGGGGGATGCTCTCACGCTGCCAGGCCAGGCTGCAGGACGCGGGAGCCAAGGTGTCTGCCTTCCCTCTCTGTTACACAAATGCTTTTTGGAAGGACTCTAAGGTCCAAATGAATCTGCCTGCATACAGAAAGCATGACAATGTCCCCAGAACTGACAAGCTTTCGGAAGAGTTTACGGGAAAAAGTTgctccaacatttttttttgaggcagaGAAACCATTGTAAAATGACAAAACGCAAAGGACAGCATCATTTTAAGTTAATTGAGAGATAAGATCTTGGGCAAAGtgttccttttaattttcagcaCTGCATGAATTTACTGTCACAGGTGTTTATGAATATGACTCGCAGGACTTTCTTCTTgccttgcagagagaaaacTTCCCAGAACTCTGAGGCACCCGGAACTGGACGACTTCCTGGTATTTATTGGGTGAAAGGATGTTCATCCTGAAGAGATGCTGAAGAGGAAAGGGTGGGTGAGTCGCTGAAGGAGTCAACAGAGGACTGTGGAGGCCATGAAGAACTGGAACAGTTAAGTGCGTACTCAGCTTCAGGTACGTAGATTTGGTGGAGGGAAGGTGGATGAGTAGTAGAGGCATGTGGAGTCCTGATGTGCTGTTTGTCCCAGAAGAGAACAGACACAGGGATGTAGTCTTGTGGAATTGGCACAGTTTGTGTGCTGGTTTAGTGTCTAGAGAAATGTGTCAGGATACAGTTAACAGAGCTGACCGCAAGGACTTGCCAGGTCCTTCAGCTGACCCTACTAAACTGGAACTGAACTATACCCATAGTTCTTCCCTAATGGAAACTACCGTGGGTGTAAACTAACATAATTAGTGGGCAAATTATCTAGTACAATCACTTTTGAAGTCAATTGTGTGGCCTACTGTATGAGCTAAATTGTTCCCTTGTTTAGTCTTAGTTCATTGCATCTCCTTTTACTGCTTCATGCgattcattcttttattttggttattAATTATACATTCTTGTTTAATTTACAATAGTATTTCCATGCCTCAATCAGGAGTTTCACTGCGCAGCCTGTGGCACAGCTATGGAAAACACGTGCTCTGTGCTGAGCAACAGATGATCAGCCACAGCATTGCCACCCGTGGGAAATTCTAATTGTTTGTCGCAATTCAAgacaggaaatggaaaattcagaaaactgtctattttcagaagaaagcaaagcaaaatgtttggCTTCCCTAAGCCGCAGTGGCCGTACTGGAAGCCCTCCAGCTGTCCttgcctccctgcctgctgctctggagcCACTGTGCCAGGGTCCCAGTGGGCTCCCGGCTGCCCTGGCcttcctgccccacagcccccaggccTGTGAGCACAGCGTGGTGCAGCACAGCCCCCCATGGCGTGGCCCCGCAGGGCAAGGGCCCAATATCGGCAGGGCAACGGTCGGCTGCTGGCACTGCCGCGTCCACATGGGCTAACCTGGGAAACCGCTTGCTCTCAAGCAGAAAAAACCAATCTTTAGGACATAAAACCCAAGCTTACATTTAAAACTAAACCAAAGCACAGCAAGGATGCTGAATAATTCCcatctgcaaatgcagaaagcagGCAAGAGGGGCATCTTAGGCCCCGTGGTGGCTGGGAGCACCTCCACCACGATGGCAAGAAGCCAGGCAGTGGAGCGCGGGGTGGTGCGTTGCCACCGGCAGGCCACACACTGCCAGCCTGGCCCAGCCCCTGATAAGTGCGTCCAGGAGCCGAGgtgccagggcagcaggggcGTGAGGCACAGCCACGTGCCCTGCCTACGCCTcactggcagcagagcagcagccaagggTGAGGTCTTGGGATGTGCTCTGAGTCCAATCGCCATGGCAGGGCTTGTCCTTGGGTCGCAGCTTGGACCAGGTGCAGGCTGAGGACCAGGTGCCAGGGCTGCGGGGATGGGCCCAGGGACGAGCCCTCTTCCCTGGCCTCATTGCCACCACTCAGCCCAGTGACAGGGCTGGCCCACTGCTTTGACATGCTTGTGCATTAcaagcatgtttttgtttgcttcctcaTAGGGATAAAAAAGTAACATGGATTTATcctaattcttatttttttctattaacctcttcaggaatatatatatctttatatatatatatatatatatatatatacagaaataatgtaCTGGAACCCCCACAACAGGAAAGGATATAAGTACACTAAACGTATGCAATCAGTTTAAGTGACTTGTTCATACAAGACaacctttctttcttaaagaagAAATCCAATAACATAAATTCCCATAACATAATAACACAATAACATaaattgtggatgccccatccctagaggtgttcaaggccaggctggatggggtcttgaccaacctgatctagtgggtggcgtccCTGCCTATGGTGGCGAtggggttggagttagatgatcaTTCCAACCCAAgcaattctatgattccatgattctatgaaattcgTGGTTGAACTTCAAGAAAAAGCTTCCTGTATTTTCAGATAGCTTTCTACTTGCCATGTATCTTTCCCTGTGGCAAAATGAACTACTGTTGCACTTCTTGGCAGAAAACAGTAATGGGCTTTAAATGCTGGTATCACAATAgcactgtttattttgtttccttcacatTTTAGATAAATATGATTGTTCTATCAACAAGGCAgtttttatggaaataaatagggataaaagaaaaatgatgtacCTTTCATCGTTTTCTTTGTAGTGATTCTGACGTTACAGATAGCTATGACATATGTACAGAGCAAACAATGGTTTAAACATATCAGCAATGTAATAATAGGGCACGATCACTAAGGAATACTTTGTAAATGTTGAAGATGCTGAATGGACTAGTCTTCAGTGCTCCAAACCTGTACTGAGGGCAAGCGTTCTGCAAACAACCTGAGCACTGACTCTCTGCAGCAACAGTTCCCTGAAGAACTGCAGacattttttcagaaaggaGCTTCACAACTTTGCAGAGGAGGAACAACATGAAATgttaagcatttatttaataaggCACAGTTTAAGATATTTGGCATCGTTTGTACCTCATTTTAGGAAGTCATAGACCTCGACAGTTGAGGCTTAACTAAGGTGATGGCTTATTGCATATTTAGTGTGTGTCAGTGTTGTGTTAACCATCCcttctagtcttttttttttttttttttttgtgtgtgtgtgtgtgtgtgtgtgtgtgtgtgtgtgtgtagtgaAGGGGCTCAATATTTTGAGAGCCCAAGTGGGAAGAATTTGTTTCTACATTCTTGGGAACTGCTGTTGGCCAGATGCAGGCAGTCTCAGCTGAGCCTTCCCAGAGAAGACCAAATGCTTCAAGCcacacagctgtgctgggagtCTGGGGGAGCACAGAGCAATGGGATGTGAGCTGCGGGCATGCAGGGCTGGGACAGGTCATTGGCAGCCTGAGCTGGTGCACAGAGGTGCCGGGGCTTGCCAGCCCGTGTGCCTGGgcctggagggggggggggcagaccCTGATGGGCCACTGGGAAAGCTGGAGGAGGTGGCACAGCTGCGAGCCCTGTGAACATGCAAGGACCTCTGTCTAGAGAAGGGCATGGGAGCAGGTTAGGGACCTTCTCCCCGTGCAGGCTGAGCTGTTTCAGCAGGACTTCCACACCAGCTGTGACTGAGCTATGCAGCAACCCAGCAGGTGACTCATCTGCCAATTTGTCAATTTGCAACTAAATCTGTGGAAAATAAGTACCATGGAAATATAAAACTACAAGTTTTATTTCCCAAATATCAACTTTCTTCCATATTTAGAGCCAAAAGCTGGATTTATAAACCTAATACATGTTTGAGAATATTGAGCTGAGTAAACTGCATGACAGAAGTCTAGATAGCTATTAGATGAAGCGCAGACCAAGCATAGGTGACAGAAGGGACAGGCATTTGCAAGCCACAAGGCTATGAGGAGGCCCCAAACTCCAGACACAagaagcaaagcaggaaaacagcacTTCACTAAGCAGCTGGCAAATAGGTGGATGTTTCTTGGAAGCAGGGGCCAGCATAGCCAGCCCCTAGCCCCTTGGGCTACCTTCAGGCAACCAaacacagccccagctgtgctgtgactCTTGGAGCATGGCCCTAGCCAGGGCAGTGAACCAAGGCTTCAGGTCTCCCTGAAGAGGGCCATACTGGGTGCCCTGCCTGACAAACAGCGAAAACCCAGGTGGgactcctccttctttctccttctttctccttctctttccccttctcctgctctttccccttccctttcccactccccttttcctttccttcccacaAACGTGACCTTCACCATGCTGGAAACAGATGTCCTAACATAATTACAAAAGAAATGGAATGGAGCTTTGTCcataatggcttttttttttttttttttttttttggtaaaactCAAATCCAGACATATTGCAAACAGCTTCAGAATTGAGATGGTGCCACATCCACATCAGGTTTTCATAGATCTACCTATAGATAAGGACCACATGTACACACCATATGTGTTTGTAATTTCTGCTGATAGCATAGTCACACACAAATGATAGAGAAGCAGAGTTGGTTCCATGTACAAAAGTGATGTACTGAAGCATAAATAGTGACAAAAGAGATGGACTATACTTATTTAAGCCAAGCTGTGTAGCAGGGAAACATAttgaattttttgttatttatgtgGCTTAcgttttgtttgctttaggcCCATAAGACGTTCAAAGAAACACTGATAAAATCCACACACACAagtgaaaatgttgttttcatcACTGTTGCTTGCTATCTTGAtcaaacagagagagaaatgactTGCTAACAAGGCTTGAACTGGAGTTCTCACTGCATTTACTCCACACACATTTTATCTCTACCAGCACAGGCTACAGGTAAACCTGAATGTTGGGGCTGGTAGAAGCTGTATGAAATACTGTGGCCAAGATATACCAGAGGTCAAATTAAACATAGcaaaacttgttttttcatttctttttaaaactgaaatatttcaggctTCCAGCTTCAGAAGGCTCCTTACCAGGGTACTGTGAAGTGCTAAGGCAGCTCCAtagaaatgaatggaaattaGGTGTGCAGCCTACCttctggcttcagaaaacataCTTATCCACAGCTGTTGACACCTGAATTCCTGTGGAAATCAGCCTAAGGGGTGTACATCTTGCTGGCACTGAGCACTTGGTGCCAGGCCCCCCGCAGCCGGACAGGGAAGTGTTTCTGGGTGCCAATGCTTCTCCCCCCGGGTAGGACTAAATGAGGACTAAAAGTCATTTCAGGACAGACATACAGCTGGCTGTGGATGCTTGtgccttctctctcttttgcctTTCAAGGAACTATAAGTGATGGGCCTGGGTCTCTTAAGTCAGTCAGacaaaaaatgtggaaaagatgtggaaaaatGTGTGATTAAcggaaaaggcaggaaaaaatcTGAATCATCTTTTCCGATATGTTAAGAGGTGAGtgctgaaagcatttctttctgagTGATAAATCCTGTCAGCAGCATTGATGTTCAAAATAAGACAAACATCTTAAAAAGCTAGGCTATTCACATTATGCAGAACTGCAAAGCACTTCTCCTGTAAAAATCATGTGCTgcataatttgcattttttttctctgagaaaaagaGATGTGATTAACCAAGCTTAATATACAACATCATTTCCTCTCCACTGAGATAAAGACTTCACGCTCTACAGTTTACAGAAGTGTTATGATTACAGCTCAAAAGACCTAACTTAGCTATCTATGGTTTATGACCTGGAAGACATCCTAAACCCTTGGATAGTTTTGTTTCATGCCAGTTCACTGCCACAAACTAGAATTTCAGTGACATGCTAGGGAAATGCTAACTGAAGAAAGTGGGCTGGGAACGAGGAGAGCAATCAAGAAGGGTTCAGGTGGTGTCCTTAGAATTTTGTGCCTTCTGGCTTTACACATGATTTATCtaatcacatttcttttctcctatcCACCCACCCCAGGCATGGAGGATCCTCTCTACTCAGGCTAGCTAGTGTTTTCAGGAAGCCTTAGGCTGCAGGACTGTTGCCACTGGACAGTGCAATGCAAACCACACGCAGCAGCTAtgacagctgctgctcagcaacaCGCAGTGGGTTATGGGCAGAGACTGGGTCAAGTGGGGCTTTCACAGCATCAGCTCAGCCACAGTCTGATCAATCTCAAAGTATTAATGttcatttcctgctgctgttggagAATTCTTAATCAAACGGTGCACATGCTACACGGTTTGACTTCCCAGCGCCATAGTACATTGTACTACTTCCACTACTTCTCTGGTGTTCCTTAGAAGCCTGCTCCATTAGTGGTTTCtcaaagcaaatacaaatgcaTTCTTAGAGCAAGAGCATATTTGGTTTTGAAgcacagcagtgaaaaacaTACTTACAGCTGGGAAAATCTAGCAGCTCACTGTTCCCAAAAGCTAAACCTGCTCCTcctcctttgtgttttttttatatttctcctgtttgttttccagcGGAGAGCTAACTTCATCCTGGGTTTGCACGTTGCATTGGCTCCACTGAACACGAGAGCTGATGCAGATGTTTCCATGTGACCTGCAGTAGGATTGCTTCCGCTCAGCAACAGGAACATGGAAAATGAGTCCAGCTGCAGCACGTAAAGTCATTGTCAAACTTGTTCTCAGCAAGACTAGTAGGAAAAGCTTGCAACATCCAGTTATGAAATGTATCCAACAGCAAACTGCATTCTCTCCACTGCAGACACTAATACTTAAGAGACTTTAAATTATTCAAACATTGTACAGTGCAATACACTCACAGCAGAAAGGAACCATTCACCCGATAAGCATTTCACCATTGCAGCTCATTTATCATTGCTATCAACCTAAGAACTAAAGTATTTGTTACATTTATTGAGCTAAATGAAAGGCTTTCCATCAGAAATTTAGATTCTTGGAAAACTTTTTGTGCTCCTTCCCTGACTTCTAATCTAAGGAAATTAATGAGCAGTATTCTCTAACTAGATTATCAGAGACGTAAATGGTTGGCTTAAAGCGGCTCAGACAGTAGTGGAAAAGCAGGACAAAAACAGAATCAAGAGCAGCTCAACCCAGTTggccaggacaggaggccaACACAATAGGCCTGATTAAAGAGGCACCAGTTAACAAACGAATACAGTTTATCCACAGAAAAGGGAAGCTTTTAAAGCTGGAAGTGAAGCTTTTGTATATGGTTCTGTACAACCATAGATTAATATGTTcagtgcttttttccttctaatgcAGAAAATGATGAATATGCAACCATGTtgtcctgcagctctccagctttGCAGGTAGTAATGCTCCCACCTACAGATGTAGCTGGAGAGACAGGCTCCACACAGTTCCTCACATACTAGCTCTTTAACCTCCTATGTCCAAATGGTAAACCATAAGGCCTCACTTCATTTTATGACAGCTATTCTGGTCTTGAATTCTCAGACACCTCAACGAACTGGTAAAGCAAGGAGACAGAAGTAGTCAGCATTAGATACCTCTTTCCTACACTGTCAAGCATAGGAAATAAGAAAACTTCAAAAGGAAATCAATATAAGATTCAGCCAGCGACATGCGTTTGTAGCCCAGAAAGCAAACTATATCCTGGGCTGTATAcgaagcagcatggccagcaggacaagggaggggattctccctctctgctctgctctcttcagaccccagctggagcactgcgctcagctctgggcccccAGCAGGAGAAGGACATGGGCTTGTTAGAGCAAGACCAGAGGCCACAAATGcaatcaaggggctggagcacctatcctacaaagacaggctgagggagccaGGGGTGGTCAGCCTcgagaagagaaggctccagggacaccaggaggtgtccctgccccatggcagggggttggaacacAACAGgcttcaaggtcccttccagcccaaaccactttattaaaaaaaaaaaaaaaaaaaaaaaaatgtggcccATTATTAAGAGTATGTCTAGAATCCCACTCTCAAAGGTAGAATTGACTGAAATTGTATTGGAGTGGGAATAAATTCTAATTTCAGGAACACTGGTCTAGGGGAACAGGACTTACTACCCATACACTGCCtccaaaaattaaatcattttttcttaactgGGATGGTACACTTCCAGAAAGACTGCCTTAAGAATACCTAAATTATTCTgacatattatttattatactCGATTTTATTTCTACACAAATTGATacaaaataagtcatttttGTTGTCATACAGTTTGTTGTGAAAACTGCTTAGTAGGACACAAAAGAAGTAATATTACTTGGAAAAATTCAGCAGTTACCTGCCTTTCAGCACTGGCAGTTACAACAGAAGGGGTGCCATTATTGTATAATGGCATATTTTTGTAGAGGTGAGGGattacagaagaaacaaaactccataggaaaaaaagcatcacGCTGTTCCttatcaaagaaacaaaaacaaagcaagtaaagaaaacaagttttgctTTGATGATGGTACAAAATTGACATTTGAATCCAAGAAGAGAAAGATCCACAACTTCATGTAAGATGGTTATCaggtaaattttaaaatgtaaaaaaataattttatgttctCAGTCTTCAGGTGTCATAAGACAGGAGAGAACAATACATCCTCAAAACAGGAATTTGGGTTATGTTTTTCCCTTGGTAATATTTCTGAAGCACACAACTGTGCTTCTCATTTAGTAATCCATAAGCATTAATAAATCCccacaaagatttttttgttagCTTGGTCTTACGGACAGGAATGTAAAGGCAGAAAGGTTAATACCCTGAATTCTAGAATCATGTAGAGTCCCTAAAAATCCAGCCATTAATTGTTTTTGTCTCTAGCCCATGAAGGAGCAAGTTTCacattcacaaaacaaaacataaaacacaaacaaacagaagaaacctACATTTCCA
The genomic region above belongs to Oxyura jamaicensis isolate SHBP4307 breed ruddy duck chromosome Z, BPBGC_Ojam_1.0, whole genome shotgun sequence and contains:
- the GRP gene encoding gastrin-releasing peptide, giving the protein MGGGGPRRPGALPLLALALLAAQGGAAPLQPGGSPALTKIYPRGSHWAVGHLMGKKSTGDFPYGYEEENKIPFSALPENIKQLDDSLQWEEMSKYLLRLLEGNENKSAHFLKGGLPWYTRNTWETDENSSWKDMMEYLLQVVNMKENTPS